In Fusobacteriaceae bacterium, the sequence GCGCATCCAAGGAAGACGCGGACGCGATCAAAGAAAAACTCACAGCCGCAGGAGCAACGATAGAATTAAAGTAAACGCTTTTGTTCGACACTAATCAAATAGGCACTCTACAGGGAACAGAGTGCCTTTTTAGTGACGAATCCGGTGTCCGTCGTTTTTCAATTTTTTGTTGGATATTTTATCAATTGCAAATATCATCGCGATTTGCGGGCATTCTCCAACTTTATTTTCAATTGACAAAATAAGAATATATTATAGCAACAGACAAGGGGTGTGAATGAATGGGGAAATTAATCGAAAGATTAAATTTTGGAAGAATCAATGAAAGAGGTACCATGCCGCACTTTCTGGAATTCCAACTGGACTCCTACGAAGACTTTCTGCAGGTCAACGTGACGCCGGACAGCCGGGAAAACAAGGGCCTGGAATCGGCGTTCCGGGAGGTTTTTCCCGTGGAATCCTCCAACGGGGATATCCGCCTGGAATATATCTCCTACGAGCTGCATGAGGCGGAACCACCATTAAATTCCGAACTGGAATGCAAAAGAAGGGGCAAGACCTTCTCGGCTTCCCTCAAGGTAAGATTGAGACTCATCAACAAAAAAAGCGGAAACGAGATCCAGGAATCGCTGGTCTATTTCGGTGAAGTGCCCATGATGACCGAAAGGGCCACATTCATCATCAACGGCGCCGAGCGCGTCGTCGTGACCCAGCTCCATCGTTCCCCCGGCGTGTCCTTTGACAAGGAACAAAACATTCAGACCGGAAAGGACCTTTATTCCGGCAAGATCATTCCCTACAAGGGCACGTGGCTTGAATTCGACACCGACAAAAATGATTTCCTCTCCGTCAAGATCGACAGAAAGAAAAAGGTACTGGCGACGGTATTTTTGAAGGCCGTGGATTTTTTCGAAAACAATACGGAAATCAAAGACTTTTTCCTGGAAACCAAGACCATCAACATCGAATCGGTCGTGAACAAGTACAAAGACAAGCTTGAGGCCAAAGGGGCCCTCCGGAAATCCATCGAAAAGAGCTTCATCAAAGAAGAAGTTTACGATCAGGAAACCGGCGAAGTCATTATCGACGCCAACACCGTCATCGACGAGACGATCATCGACATCCTGATCTCGAGCAAAGTGGGCGACGTGGTCTATTGGGAAGTCAAACCCGAAGACAGTCTCATCGCCAATACGCTTTTGAACGACAATACCCAGACCCGGGAAGACGCCGTTACCGAAGTCTTCCGGAAATTGCGGCCCGGGGATCTTGTGACCGTGGAATCGGCCCGGAGTCTCATCCGGCAGATGTTTTTCAATCCGCAGCGTTACGATCTCGAACCCGTGGGCCGCTACAAGATGAACAAGCGGCTCGGTCTGGACATTCCCGAAAATGAGATTCTGCTGACCCGGGACGACATCATCGCCACCATGAACTATGTGATCGGGCTCAACAACGGCGTCGGCCACGTGGACGACATCGACAACCTCTCCAACCGCCGTGTCCGCGGAGTCGGAGAGCTGCTCTTGATGCAGATCAAGGCCGGCATTTCCAAGATGGGCAAGATGGTCAAGGAAAAGATGACCGTGCAGGAAGCGGCCACATTGACCCCCCAGTCTCTTTTGAATACACGGCCCCTCAACGCCCAGATCCAGGAATTCTTCGGATCGGGCCAGCTGTCGCAGTTTATGGATCAGTCCAATCCGCTGGCGGAGCTGACGCACAAAAGAAGAATTTCGGCCCTCGGTCCCGGCGGCCTCTCGCGGGAACGGGCGGGTTTTGAAGTGCGCGACGTGCACGATTCCCATTACGGACGGATCTGCCCCATTGAGACGCCGGAAGGTCCCAACATCGGCCTGATCGGATCCCTGGCGATTTACGCCCGGATCAACAAATACGGATTTATCGAGACCCCCTATGTCAAGGTGGTCAACGGGACGGCGGATTTCGGCTTTGTCGAATACCTGACCGCCGACGCCGAGGAAGGGCTCTACTTTGCCCAGGCCGATACGACCATCGACAAGAAAAACCGGCTCAAGGGCGATATCGTCTGCCGCTACGGCCACGAGATCGTGAAAGTCAGCGCCGAAAAGGTGGATTACCTCGACGTGTCGCCGAAGCAGGTGGTGTCCGTCTCAGCCGGACTAATCCCCTTCCTGGAGCATGACGACGCCAACCGGGCCCTCATGGGATCCAACATGCAGCGTCAGGCCGTACCCCTTTTGCGGACCGAAGCCCCCTATATCGGGACGGGACTCGAGCGCAAGGTGGCCATCGACTCCGGGGCCGTGGTGACCTCCAAAGTCAGCGGCGTCGTGACCTATATGGACGCGAGCCAGATCGTCATCACCGACGCCGACGAAAGAAAACACAAATACAAGCTCCTGAATTTTGAACGCTCCAACCAGTCCATGTGCCTGCACCAGATTCCCATCGTCTCCATCGGGGAAACGGTCGAGGCCGGCGACATCATCGCCGACGGGCCTTCGACCTGCAAAGGGGATTTGGCGCTGGGAAAGAACATCCTCATGGCCTTTATGCCCTGGGAGGGCTACAACTACGAGGACGCGATCCTCGTTTCCGACAGACTGCGCAAGGACGACGTGCTGACGTCGATCCACGTCGAGGAATATGAAATCGAAGCCCGGGCCACAAAGCTGGGCGACGAGGAAATTACCCGGGAAATTCCCAACGTGTCCGAGGAATCCCTGAGAAACCTCGATTCCCGAGGCATCATCACCATAGGCTCCGAAGTGGGCCCCGGCGACATCCTCGTGGGCAAGACCGCCCCCAAGGGGGAAACGGAACCCCCGGCCGAAGAAAAACTGCTTCGGGCCATATTCGGAGAAAAGGCCAGAGACGTGCGCGATACCTCGCTTCGGATGCCCCACGGCTCCAAGGGAACCGTCGTCGACATTCTGGAACTCTCGCGGGAAAACGGCGACGAGCTCAAGGCCGGCGTCAACAAGGCCATCCGGGTTCTCGTGGCCGAGAAGCGTAAAATCACCGTAGGCGACAAAATTTCCGGCCGCCACGGCAACAAGGGCGTCGTGTCCCGGGTACTCCCGGCCGAAGACATGCCCTTCCTGGCCGACGGCACCCATGTGGACATCGTCCTCAATCCCCTGGGCGTACCTTCCCGTATGAATATCGGGCAGGTTCTCGAGGTTCATCTGGGCCTCGCCATGGGCAAATACGAAGGCGGCGCCTACATTTCGACCCCCGTTTTCGACGGGGCCTCCGAAAACCAGATCAAGGAATTTCTCGAAAAGACCGGTTATCCCCGGAGCGGCAAAGTCGATCTCTACGACGGCCGGACCGGCGACAAGTTTGACAGCCAGATCACCGTGGGCGTCATGTATATTCTGAAGCTGCACCATTTGGTGGAAGACAAGATGCATGCCCGGGCCATCGGTCCCTATTCCCTCGTGACGCAGCAGCCCTTGGGCGGCAAGGCCCAGTTCGGCGGCCAGAGACTGGGGGAAATGGAAGTGTGGGCCCTCGAAGCCTACGGCGCGTCTACGATCCTGCAGGAAATGCTGACCGTCAAGTCCGACGACATCACCGGACGGACGAAGACCTACGAGGCCATCATCAAAGGGGAGGAAATGCCCGAGCCGGATCTGCCCGAATCCTTCAAGGTACTGCTGAAGGAATTCCAGGCCCTGGCCCTCGACATCGAACTCTTTGACGATGACGGCAAACTGATCAACATCGACGAGGAAATCAGCAAGGAAGACGCTACCATGCCGGAAAATCCCGCTATCTGAGTCGGAAAGCGCGCTTTCCGCACAGCAACAAAAGTCCAATCGTAAAAAGGAGGCTTTGCAATCGATGGGAATCGGAAATTTTGAAAGAATTCGGATCAGATTGGCTTCTCCCGACAAGATCCTCGAATGGTCCCACGGAGAAGTGACAAAACCCGAGACAATAAACTACAGGACGCTGAATCCGGAGCGGGACGGTCTTTTTTGTGAAAAGATCTTCGGCCCCACAAAGGACTGGGAATGCGCCTGCGGCAAGTACAAACGGATGCGCTACAAGGGCCTTGTTTGTGAAAAATGCGGCGTGGAAGTCACCCGCTCCAAGGTGCGGCGGGAACGCATGGGCCACATTTCGCTGGCCGCCCCCGTATCCCATATCTGGTATTCCAAGGGGACGCCCAACAAGATGGCTCTCGTTCTGGGCATGTCGCCCAAAGAACTGGAATCCATCCTGTATTTCGCCCGCTACGTGGTCACAAAGCCCTTCGAGAACACACTCGAAGTCGGCAAAATCCTGACGGAAAAAGAATACAAATTATATAAACAATTGTACGGAAACAAATTCGAGGCCTTTATGGGCGCCGAAGCGATCCTGAAGCTCCTTGAGAGCATCAATCTCGAAGAGCTCCGCCAGACCCTCGAGGGGGAACTGGAAGAGGTCAATTCTTCCCAGAAAAGGAAAAAAGCCGTCAAAAGGCTTAAAATCGTGCGGGATTTTATCACTTTCGGCAACAAGCCCCAGTGGATGATCCTGCAAAACGTACCGGTCATCCCCGCGGACCTGCGCCCCATGGTGCAGCTGGACGGCGGCCGCTTCGCGACTTCCGACTTGAACGACCTCTACCGCCGCGTGATCAACCGGAACAACCGGCTGAAGAAGCTTCTGGAAATCCGGGCGCCGGAAATCGTCGTCAAAAATGAAAAACGGATGCTGCAGGAAGCCGTGGACGCCCTGATCGACAACGGCCGCCGGGGAAAACCCGTCGTGGCTCAGAACAACCGGGAACTCAAGTCCCTGTCCGATATGCTCAAGGGCAAACAGGGCCGCTTCCGTCAGAATCTGCTCGGAAAGCGCGTGGACTATTCGGCCCGTTCCGTTATCGTCGTGGGCCCCTCGCTGAAGATGAATCAGTGCGGAATTCCCAAGAAAATGGCGTTGGAGCTCTACAAACCCTTTATCATGCGGGAACTGGTCAAACGGGAACTGGCCACCAATATCAAGACCGCCAAAAAGCTCGTCGAAGAAGCGGACGACAAAGTCTGGGACGTTATCGAAGACGTGATCCAGGACCATCCGGTTCTGTTGAACCGGGCCCCCACGCTGCACCGGCTTTCGATCCAGGCCTTTGAGCCCGTACTGATCGAGGGAAAGGCCATCCGGCTCCACCCCCTCGTTTGTTCGGCCTTCAACGCCGACTTCGACGGCGACCAGATGGCGGTACATCTGATGCTCTCGCCCGAGGCCATCATGGAGGCCAAGCTTTTGATGCTGGCTCCCAACAATATCATCTCCCCCTCCAACGGGGAGCCCATCGCCGTCCATTCGCAGGACATGGTTATGGGTTGCTTTTACATGACGAAAGAAAAAGAAGGCGCCAAGGGGGAGGGGAAATCCTTCTCCAATATTCAACAGGCGCTGACGGCCCACCAGCAGGAGGTCATCGACACCCACGCCCTGATCAACGTCAGGATCAAGGGGGAAATGGTGACGACCACCGCCGGGCGGCTCATCTTCAACGAGATGTTGCCCGAATCGGACCGGGATTATACGGCTACTTACGACAAAAAAGTCCTGAAGAACCTCATCGCCCGTTTCTATGACGACCACGGCTTTACCATGACCGCGGACCTCATCAACAACATCAAGGACTTCGGTTATCATTACGCGGCCATTGCCGGCGTTTCCATCGGCATCGAGGACCTCGTGGTCCCCGAGGCGAAAAAGGAGATCCTCGAGCGGGCGGATAGAGAAATCGCGCGGATTGACAAGGATTACAAAGAAGGCAAGCTCATCAACGAGGAGCGCTACCGCCGGACTATCGAAGTATGGCGGGACGCCACCCAAAAGGTTACCGACGCCATGATGGCGGGACTGGACAAATTCAATCCCGTATACATGATGACGACGTCGGGGGCCCGGGGCAACGTGGACCAGATGAAACAGCTGGCGGCCATGCGCGGCAACATGTCGGATACCCAGGGCAAGATCCTCGAGGTGCCGATCCGGGCCAATTTCCGCGAAGGCCTCACGGTACTGGACTTCTTCATGTCCTCCCACGGCGCCCGCAAGGGTCTGACCGATACGGCGCTCCGGACGGCGGACTCGGGTTACCTGACCCGGCGTCTTGTGGACATTTCCCACGAAGTGATCGTCAACTCCGAAGACTGCGGTACCGAAGAGGGTATTGAGGTCAGCGAACTGACCAACGAAGGCCGGATCATCGAAAAGCTGGCTGACCGGATTTTGGGACGCGTACTGGCCGAAGACATCGAGCACAACGGCGAAATCATCGCCACAAGGAACACGATGATCGACCGGGCGCTTGTGGAAAAGATCGGAGCGCTTGACATCAAGAAAGTTAAGATCCGTTCGCCGTTGACCTGCGGCCTCGAAAAGGGCGTCTGCAAAAAATGTTACGGTATGGATCTTTCCAATCACAAGGAAATCCTGCTGGGCGAAGCCGTGGGCGTCATCGCGGCCCAGAGCATCGGGGAGCCCGGTACGCAGCTGACCATGCGGACCTTCCATACGGGCGGCGTGGCCATGGCCGAAAAACTGACGAATTCCACAAGGGCTGAAAACGGAGGCGTCGTCACGTTCCGTGAGATCAAACTCC encodes:
- the rpoC gene encoding DNA-directed RNA polymerase subunit beta' — encoded protein: MGIGNFERIRIRLASPDKILEWSHGEVTKPETINYRTLNPERDGLFCEKIFGPTKDWECACGKYKRMRYKGLVCEKCGVEVTRSKVRRERMGHISLAAPVSHIWYSKGTPNKMALVLGMSPKELESILYFARYVVTKPFENTLEVGKILTEKEYKLYKQLYGNKFEAFMGAEAILKLLESINLEELRQTLEGELEEVNSSQKRKKAVKRLKIVRDFITFGNKPQWMILQNVPVIPADLRPMVQLDGGRFATSDLNDLYRRVINRNNRLKKLLEIRAPEIVVKNEKRMLQEAVDALIDNGRRGKPVVAQNNRELKSLSDMLKGKQGRFRQNLLGKRVDYSARSVIVVGPSLKMNQCGIPKKMALELYKPFIMRELVKRELATNIKTAKKLVEEADDKVWDVIEDVIQDHPVLLNRAPTLHRLSIQAFEPVLIEGKAIRLHPLVCSAFNADFDGDQMAVHLMLSPEAIMEAKLLMLAPNNIISPSNGEPIAVHSQDMVMGCFYMTKEKEGAKGEGKSFSNIQQALTAHQQEVIDTHALINVRIKGEMVTTTAGRLIFNEMLPESDRDYTATYDKKVLKNLIARFYDDHGFTMTADLINNIKDFGYHYAAIAGVSIGIEDLVVPEAKKEILERADREIARIDKDYKEGKLINEERYRRTIEVWRDATQKVTDAMMAGLDKFNPVYMMTTSGARGNVDQMKQLAAMRGNMSDTQGKILEVPIRANFREGLTVLDFFMSSHGARKGLTDTALRTADSGYLTRRLVDISHEVIVNSEDCGTEEGIEVSELTNEGRIIEKLADRILGRVLAEDIEHNGEIIATRNTMIDRALVEKIGALDIKKVKIRSPLTCGLEKGVCKKCYGMDLSNHKEILLGEAVGVIAAQSIGEPGTQLTMRTFHTGGVAMAEKLTNSTRAENGGVVTFREIKLLDENAKDKIVISRNGKIIVGNNDYDIPTGALLRVEEGHKVKAGDILATFDPYQIPIISDHEGIVEYRDFAVKETKDDKRDVTEHMVVRKLETGDVNPRLEIYDDQRNIQGSYDIPYNAYLMVKEGEQIRRGQILAKMIREGGANKDITGGLPRVQELFEARNPKGKAMLSDIDGRVEITNRKKKGMRVISIKSEENAKEIREYLIPAGEQLVVTDGSRIKAGDKITDGAISPFDILNIKGLVAAEQFILESVQQVYREQNVTVNDKHIEIIVKQMFKKVRVVKSGGSLFLEDEVVEKRIVEMENAKLREAGKELIEFEPVIQGITKAAVNTGSFISAASFQETTKVLSNAAIEGKIDYLEGLKENVIIGKRIPAGTGYSAYKRIKLRKETEEEKAALPEAAK
- the rpoB gene encoding DNA-directed RNA polymerase subunit beta, whose product is MGKLIERLNFGRINERGTMPHFLEFQLDSYEDFLQVNVTPDSRENKGLESAFREVFPVESSNGDIRLEYISYELHEAEPPLNSELECKRRGKTFSASLKVRLRLINKKSGNEIQESLVYFGEVPMMTERATFIINGAERVVVTQLHRSPGVSFDKEQNIQTGKDLYSGKIIPYKGTWLEFDTDKNDFLSVKIDRKKKVLATVFLKAVDFFENNTEIKDFFLETKTINIESVVNKYKDKLEAKGALRKSIEKSFIKEEVYDQETGEVIIDANTVIDETIIDILISSKVGDVVYWEVKPEDSLIANTLLNDNTQTREDAVTEVFRKLRPGDLVTVESARSLIRQMFFNPQRYDLEPVGRYKMNKRLGLDIPENEILLTRDDIIATMNYVIGLNNGVGHVDDIDNLSNRRVRGVGELLLMQIKAGISKMGKMVKEKMTVQEAATLTPQSLLNTRPLNAQIQEFFGSGQLSQFMDQSNPLAELTHKRRISALGPGGLSRERAGFEVRDVHDSHYGRICPIETPEGPNIGLIGSLAIYARINKYGFIETPYVKVVNGTADFGFVEYLTADAEEGLYFAQADTTIDKKNRLKGDIVCRYGHEIVKVSAEKVDYLDVSPKQVVSVSAGLIPFLEHDDANRALMGSNMQRQAVPLLRTEAPYIGTGLERKVAIDSGAVVTSKVSGVVTYMDASQIVITDADERKHKYKLLNFERSNQSMCLHQIPIVSIGETVEAGDIIADGPSTCKGDLALGKNILMAFMPWEGYNYEDAILVSDRLRKDDVLTSIHVEEYEIEARATKLGDEEITREIPNVSEESLRNLDSRGIITIGSEVGPGDILVGKTAPKGETEPPAEEKLLRAIFGEKARDVRDTSLRMPHGSKGTVVDILELSRENGDELKAGVNKAIRVLVAEKRKITVGDKISGRHGNKGVVSRVLPAEDMPFLADGTHVDIVLNPLGVPSRMNIGQVLEVHLGLAMGKYEGGAYISTPVFDGASENQIKEFLEKTGYPRSGKVDLYDGRTGDKFDSQITVGVMYILKLHHLVEDKMHARAIGPYSLVTQQPLGGKAQFGGQRLGEMEVWALEAYGASTILQEMLTVKSDDITGRTKTYEAIIKGEEMPEPDLPESFKVLLKEFQALALDIELFDDDGKLINIDEEISKEDATMPENPAI